The region TTTAAGGGAGCGTTGCGATCGCGCCTCGAAAGTTTCCTGCGGGGTATTGATGAGACCCTGGCAGTAGACCCCAGTGATTTGGCAGGTTCTTACTGGATGAGCCAGGTAAAAGATCTCAAGAAGAAATACGAAAAGGATGATAAAGTCCTGACCGATCATTTGGTTAGTATGACCGATGAAGTTTCACAACTTTTCGGCTCACCTTGGATTGCCAGTAAATTCCAAGTCCGTGACCTTACCGTCTTTCCCGATGCTTGGTTTGGCCAGTACCAAGAGCGAGACGGCGTTGCCATTGATCGAGACACAGAAACCGCCGCCGATGGCAAACTTTATGATTTTCAGGTCGTGCCTGCTGGAACTCCCTTTGAGTTCAAAGCGGTGGTTGAAAACGCCAAAGACTGGGAACTGGGCTTACTCATGATTGGCCTCCACCAGTTTGAGAACGAAATGATTCCCCTCGGGGGAGGTCGTTCACGCGGGTTGGGCGTCGTCAAGCTGCAGCTCGACGAAATGCTTTGGGTTAAACCCAGCAGTTCCCAAGATTTGATGGACTACTTGAGACATTTAGTTGATGGCCAACTCCAGCCTTATGTCAAATCTCCTCCAGAAATAGAGAGACTGAAACATCAGTGGACGACAGAACTACTCAACCAACTGCCTAAATTAGCCGCGAGGGAGACCACCCATGCATAAACGCTTTGTAAACCACTGCACCATAGACCTCGTCATTTCTCCCTGTGGTCCCATACTGATTAAATCCGGCAAAGAGGGAGCCGATCCCACCAAGCCGGACATGGAATTTGTCGAAACCTACCACCAGGGAGGACGCTCGATTTACCTGCCAGGTAGCTCTCTCAAGGGAGCTATTCGTGCCCATGCGGAGCGGATTGTTAGAACGGTTGGAAGTGATAAACTCTCCAGCAATGGAGTTTGGGCAAATGATCCACTCAATGATGATTACGATTACCTGAAAGATGAGCACGATAAAAAGAAAAAGCTCCCCTCTAATCTTCTTTACCAGAAATCCTCTTTTACTGATCAACTCTTTGGCAATACATCCGTTGCCAGTCGCATCAGAATTGAAGATGCTCATCCTAGCAATCCCAAGCAAATTAGGCTAGAGGAACGGAATGGCGTAGCCATCGATCGCGTCTTTGGCTCCGTTGCTGTTGGTCCCTTTAATTACCAAGTTTGCACCACTGGTGAATTCAAAACGAAGATTCATCTGAAGAACTTTACCCTGGCTCAATTGGGATTAATCGGTCTGGTGCTGCGAGACCTCAACGATGGCTGGTTTGGCCTCGGCTTTGCCAAATCTCGCGGCATGGGAACCGTCACTGTCCAGTTCAATTCGGCCACCGTCCAGTATCCTGGCTGTGTGCTGGAGAATGAGCAGATTAAAGCGATCGCCTCCAATCAACAATGGTCAAACACCGTGCTGTTGGGAGTGGGTGAGTTTTTAGAGAACGCCGAGGCTGAGAAGTATGGCTTTCCCAAGCCCGATCACCAAGAAACACAGGAAACACTTGTTGCCGCCACGGCAATGCCCCTCGGATTTGGGGTGCAACTTACTTGGACAGGTCAAACTCAAGTAGAAGATTTGTTCCAGCGGTCAGTGAAAGCCTGGAGTCGAGTTCTGGGGGTAGCGGCATGAGTGCGTTTGTTGGAACTCGAACCGTGGCATCGGCTGAGGAGTTGCGATCGCTGATCCAGCAGTTCCAGGGAGAAAAGTCTTGCTTCTTCCTACGATGGCCTCACAAAGTCAGCGGGTTTTGCAAAACCTTACCGGATGACTTCCCCAGTCCCGAAGGTCAGATGTTTGACAGCCAAAAAGAACTGCGCTGGAAACGACAGGGTAAAGGCTACAGCGTTCTACTGCTAAGTGCCAGCGAAGTCTACGACGATTTTGAGCCTGTCGGTAAAGCCTGGGATATTCACGTTCAGGACGCTCACATCTACCCCAAGACAGAAACTCGATTTCCCAAAGGTATTAACGATCAGCAGATCAATATTGGTCAATGTTTCTTCGCTGATCCACAAACGGCCACTGTCCATTTTGTTGCGCTAGTCGCGAAATAAAGACAATGACAACTCCTAAGCCAAAGCCAGTTCTCAAAAAGAAACCGACACAAGTTTCTGAAAGTGATACAGACAGAAAGCCTAAGCCCTATGATTTTGTCGCTTTACCATCGGGTGGTAAAAGATTGGGTGCTGTACAGGGTCACCATATCTTAGAAGATGAATTACTTAATGGAAGGTTGTATCTAAGCCTGACAATTCAGACAACATCTTTTGTCGCTTCGGGTCTAACAGTTCTGGGTTCTGATCTTTCATCAAAAATTCCGCTTATTAAAACTAGCATTTTCAATGAGCAAAAACTGATTATTCCTGGCAGTTCCCTTAAAGGAACTATTCGCTCAGCCTATGAGGCAATTACAAAAAGCTGCTTGTGCAAGACAAAAGCACAAACAAATAAGGTTCCCGATAATTTTTCAGAATGCAGAATTAAGAGGGAAGAGAAACAGGTTTGTCCTGCTTGCCAACTGTTTGGCGCAATGGGATGGCAAGGCTTAATCTCATTTCCCGATGTAGTTGGAGTCGAAGTATCAACCGGGATCAGCTTCGTTCCTTCGCTCTATGCTCCACAGTCCAAGAGTAACAACTACTACCAGAGCAATCAACAAATCAAAGGTAGAAAGTTCTACTACCATGCTAGGGAAGCTGTTAGTCATGGAGAAAAAGGCATTGATGCTCAAGTAGCGACAAAGAACTATGTCTTCAAAGCTGTTTTGCAACTCAAGAATGTATCTAAGCAGCAGTTAGGAGCACTTTGCATTGTTCTTGGTCAAGACCCCAAGCATCCGATGGCGCTAAAAGTTGGGGGTGGTAAACCCATCGGTATGGGCACGATGACCGTTGAAATCGAAGCCTTGGAAAAACCCCAGCGTTTGAAGGAGGAGCGTTACACCCAGTATGCCATTCCAGAGTCTAACCGTCTGACCGGGAACTCTTTGAAAGCCTTTGTAGAAGAGGCCATTCAAGCTGCTCATCGAGGTTTAGTCGAGAAACCCCAGTTGGAGGCCCTGGCCGAAATCCTCAAATGGCCAACCGATAGAACCGCACCGGAGGGCATGTACTAATGGAAGCAACTAGCGATTTAAGCAGTATTCAGTGGCAAGTGGCCGATGCGATCGCTCGTCAACTCGTTCTTGACAAGAGCGACCACAACGAGTTTCGAAAAACCATTGCTTACTTGCGGGCTTACTCAGATCGAGCAGATGCTGGGAAAAAATATTTCGATTACCTGAATACCCTGGCTCGCAATGGCGATCGCATTGGTCATAGTAAGCAAACTCCAGGCTATCTAAAAAGCATTGCCGAAATATGTCAACAGTATTTAATAGCCTATAAAGACGATGTGCCAGCTATGCTGCAGATCCTAGGGTGGGCTGCTCGACTTATGCTCTATTACAAAGAAGCTGGCCCCATTGGCGAACTACCTCAACTCCCTATTCAATCTGAGCGGGAAGCTGAAATTCAAGCTGTAACCGCCGCTCATACGTTTGAGGTAGGACAAGAACTAAAGGCGACAGTGCTGTCAATCAAGGGCAACAAGGTGACCTACGAAATTCTAGACACCATTAAGCTAACAACAAAAGAACCTAAAAAGGCCGCCGCTTTGACAGAGGGGCAAATCACCACAGTCAAAGTGGTCGCGCTCAAGGAAGATGGTAGCTTGAAGACAGTCAAGTATTCGACTTAAGTCAACGCAGACTCTACGCCCTATTGCCAAGCTGTACCCTCACCTATTATCAAAGACTTTAATAGTATGGTTTGGATTTTGACTCAGATTTTTTACTTGCTGAAGAGCCTCTTTGAGTGGATTTTTACAGGCAAGGATAGAGCTACTGGGATAATTTCAAAGTCATTGCAGCACATCTAGTAAAGCCGAAGAGGTCTTGATATGAACTCAACTCTCAATACTCAAAACCTATATGATCAAGATTTTGTTGAATGGTGTGAAATAACCGCTGCTCAACTCAGAGACAGGAAATTTGAACAGGTGGATCTGGAGAACTTAATTGAGGAGATTGAGGGGTTGGCGAAACGAGATCGGCGAGAATTGAAAAATCGATTAACGGTTCTACTCGCCCATTTGCTCAAACGAATTTATGTCAATAGTCCAGAGAACTTTCAGGGATGGGAACTCACCATCCGAGAGCAGCGCCGTCAAATCCAGGATCTGTTGCAAGATTCGCCCAGCCTGAAGTCCTATATCGGGGAAGTGTTCAATACAGCCTATCAAAATGCCCTTGATGATGTCCGCCTTGAATATCAACAGAATGAGTTTCCTGGCACCTGGGAATTTGAGCTAAACTCAGAATCCCTTCTGTCTGATAACTATTGGGTAGTGCAGTAACCCTCTCTCGAAGACGCTGTCCCGTTACCTCGAAACCAATTCCCCATGATCCTCTCAGAGACCGAAATTCAGCACGCCCTTAACCAAGCTCAGGCGGCATTCCCAACTCTCTCAAAGTGGGCCTATCACAATGCCAAGGATGAAGACTATTTCGGCTTTGCCCTTTGGGACTGCTTTCAACCCGATCCAGAGGTGCTGATGCCCCGCACCTTTTTCATCACCCTCGACACCTACGAGCAGCAACAGTCAGTCCATCTCACCATTGGTCAACATGCCTACCTGTGGTCGAGCGCAGACATGGGCGATGGGAAGTACCGATTGTCGCCCAATTCAAGCAGGCAAGATGCAATTGCTGAAATCTAGGAAGGAAGACAAACCCGGCTGAACTGACTGTAAAAGGAGAACTTATGCAACTGCTGAGTGTCTTGGGCACAGGCCGCTACGAAGAAACCTGCTATACCTGGCAGGGGCAACAGGTAAAAACTCCTTACGTTATCCATGCCCTGTGTGAGTTTTTCCAGCCCGACCAAGTCACTGTTCTGGTCACTCAAGAAGCAAAGACAGCCCATTGGCAGAACCTGCAGCAGGCCGTTGGACAGCGTTCCCTAATTCCTGTTCCGATTCCCTCTGTTCAATCGGAAGCCGAAGTCTGGCAAATTTTTGATGCGGTTGTCACTGCTGTTGAGCCAGAGACGCAAGTGATATTTGATATCACCCATGCCTTTCGTTCTATTCCCTTATTGGTATTATTGGCCGCTGCCTTTCTGCAAAAAGCCAGACAGGTCAACATTCAGGGCGTTTACTACGGTGCCTTTGAAGCCAACCGGCAGGCACCTCCGATTGTAGATCTGACACCAGCCATCAAATTGTTGGACTGGCTAACCGCCACGGATAAGTTTTTGGCGACGGGTTCTTCAGTTGAGTTAGGCCAACTGCTATCCACTATTCAACAGGATTTTTACCGCCAGGGGCAGCCAAACAATACTGAAATCCGTCCAACCCGGCTTAAGTCAATGGGCGATCGCATCCAGGTCATTTCCCGATCGCTAGAACTGGTGCGGCCCTTGGATTTGTTAGACGAAGCCGCCAGACTGCAAACACAACTTGGCAAGTTACCGAAGTAGAAAAAACGATCGCCAATCAACTGGGGAGGAGAGCTTGTAAAATCTGTTCATTTGTATGTCCGTGAGAACATCGCGTCACAATGAATTGCAGCAAATCATCAAAGGCTTGACGAGTGAGGGTATAGAGCTTCTGTCCCACCGTTTGCTTGCCTTGAGCAAACTCAAATCGTTCAGATTGTGCGCCAGAACAGGCAGTCCGTTGCAGAATCGACTGCGCCACGCAACTAAGACGGAAGTGACGGTTGACCGCTTCCTCGTTCCGCACCTGAGCCGACTCTAGCCCGGTGTGCTGTTTGCTCACCTCATGAAAGACCTCGCAGGACCATCGATAACTCCAAGTCTGCATGACTCGCCCACTTTCCCAATGCAACGCATCGGTGAGCAGGAAGCGAGGTGGGTCTTGTAAATCTGCTTGCTCGTGGACGATGACCAATCGCTTGCGTCCAAACTTCTTGAGGCGCACGACTTTGGTAAATGCCCAAATCGGTTTCGTTTCGCCGTTGCGGCAAGTGACTTGAATCGGGCGAAAGCTCTCTGGGTGATGGATTCTGAGTTCTAAACCAATCGCATCTACCCGTTGCCATTGGTCATTCCACAAGATGTTGCGAGAACTTTCAACTTCACTCACCCAGTGTTTTCCTGCGGACTCAATCATGGTGGTTAACTCAACAGTCAACACCCCATTGTCAAACGCATAATCGGCGGTGGGAAATTGTCCTTCCGCTTCCACTTGGCGCACAATCTCGACGGCAATCTCGGTGCGTTTGCGATACTCCAATCGATTCTTGTGATAATGCAACATCTCAATCAGTCGTTCTCGCACTTGGTCTAAATCGTCATAGTGGGATTTTGCCGTCACCTTCAGATACTCCCGTTCTGCCACTGAAAAATCTGGAAACTGCACCACCACGTCAATCCCATCAATTAGGTGGCGGTTCGCAATCGTCGCCGTCACCACCGTTTGAAAGCAACTCATCCGATGTTCCACATAATCATAGGATCGCTTCACCCCAAAGATCTGCTTGCCCCAATCGTGATGGCTGAGCGTCCAATCCAGACTGATGACTTCTCGCCCTCGCCCCTGATGCTCTTTGGCTATCACAGCACGATGATGGGACATTAACTCTGAACTCCTCCAGCCCGCCTCAAACACCGCTGCGTGCATCGCTCTTCGTCCGCCGACCTCCCCACCTGCTACCCATTGTCCGGCAATCCCTTGCAAGGTTTTGTTCTCACTCAACAGCAATCCGGTCACATAGCGACTCACCTGCTCAAAGCCTGCGCCTCGGCAGAACAGGTCTCGATATTTCCCAAACTCTTGAGCAATCGTCGATGGCACAGCGACAAAGGGCAGCATGATACGGCTACGGCTAACGTCTCCTACATTTTCTGCTTATCTTTTTCCTTTCTGGGTAACTTGCCAAGTCGTGTATCTTTTTCCTTTCTGGGTAACTTGCCAAGTCGTGTGCAAACCCTTTCTAGTGAGCAACTGCAACATGAAGTGGGCATCTTCGCCAAACCGTTTCAACTCCTGCTGGAGCCGATTCAGCAGGATTATGGTCAGTTTGCCCTGAAACAAGCCAGACAGGCCGAGCCAACCACCGTCTTACGGAAGCAGTTTTGTCTGCTGCGCTGGTATGTGGCCAAAGAACAGGCGACCCAGGCAATTCTGCTAGCTCGAGAATGGCTGGTGTCGGCTCTGTGTATGGCAGATCAACGAAATTATCTGGATAAAGCAGAACGAAAAACCATCGAAGACAAGTTAGGGCAGATGATTGGCGCAACACCCTCATCGCAGGATATTGCCCGGTATGTCCAAGATCCGCAAAAGCTGGCCGCTGTCTGGTCAACCTTAACCGAATACCGCAATGACATTGCTCATACCCAAATGCGCCCAACGCAAATCTCCGCTGATACGCTGCAAACCTATGTCCAGCAAACCTTGCTGTCAGAACTCTCTGCCCTGTTTCCCCAACTGACCGCTGAGGATGGAGTATCTCCTCCAGCAGCCGACCCTGAAGTTTCAGCGGTAGAGAATACGCTCGAACAGGAAATGCTTGAAACCCTGAACCACCTTCCGCCAGCGCAGCAGCAGACTGTTCTGGACTTTGCCCAATTCCTCCGGCAAAAATATGACCCTCAGCAGTCCCAGCGCAGTCTGTAGGAGTTTCTGGATAGATCACGGAGAAAGACATGACTGAAATCCTACTCTAGTGAAGCTGGGAAAACCAGCAGAGATGCCGCCTTTGAACGGGCAACTCAGCGATCGCAGCGTCCGTGACTCCCTACACTCAATCATCGCTGTCAGCCTTGCGGTTCGGTCATTGCGACCCTCGTATGGGCGATCGCCCCAATGACAGGGCTTCCGCTCCCATCCTATTGTTCAAATCGGAAAGGTTCAGATGCACTGCACGAGCTTTTCCTAATTCAAAATTTGCTCAAAGCACTTTGTTCGATCGCACTTCACTCTATCAAAACCAGGAGAGCAGACTATGCGAATTGCACAAATTGCTCCGTTGTGGGAGCGAGTTCCCCCTCCAGCCTACGGCGGTACCGAATTAGTGGTGAGTTTATTAACAGATGAACTGGTTCGACGCGGACATGAAGTTACGCTGTTTGCCACAGCTGATTCAATCACCCTCGCCAAGCTGGAACCTGGAGCAATTCAGCCCTTACGCTTGATGGAAGCAACGCCGCAAGAGGCTCAGGTTTATGACACTCTACAACTGAGCAAAGTTTACGAACATGCCAGCGACTTTGACATTATTCATTCCCACGTTGATTTTCAAGCCTTCCCTTATGCCAATTTGGTAAAAACACCAACCGTGCATACTACTCATGGCATTATTCCACCCTGGGTTGAGCCAATTTACATCAAAAATAAACACCAGAATTTTGTCAGTATTTCCAATTCACAACGTCGGGATGATCTGGGTTTAAATTACATTGCCACAGTCTATAACGGCATTGATCCAAGTACCTATGTTTTCCATCCTCAGCCAGACAATCCACCCTATCTAGCATTTCTGGGGCGGATGTCTCCAGAGAAAGGTCCCCATCTGGCGATCGAAATTGCAAAGCGGACTGGCTGGCATTTGAAGATGGCAGGAAAGGTTGATCGCGCCGATCAAGCATTTTTTGAACAGCAAGTTGCACCCCTGATCGACGGTGAACAAATCGAGTTTTTGGGTGAAGCGAATCATGCTCAGAAAAGCGACCTCATGGGAGGAGCCGTAGCGACCCTGTTCCCCATTACCTGGCGAGAACCCTTTGGTTTGGTGATGACCGAATCAATGGTGTGTGGCACTCCCGTCATTGCAATGGCAATGGGTTCGGCTCCAGAAGTGATTGTTCATGGCAAAACCGGGTTTCTCTGTCAAACCATTGATGAGTGTATTGCAGCGATCGATCGAGTGGCTGAAATTGACCGTCGAGTGTGCCGTCAGCATGTGGAACAGTATTTTAGCGTTCGGTCAATGGTAGATGGCTATGAAGCAGTTTATCGGGACGTATTGGCCAAGAGTTATCAGCGCAATGGCTATCAGAAAGCTCCTATGATTGCAGCCTAGAGCATACAGCTAATGGAGGTGACGATATGGTATCTCATCCCCCTCGGCAAGCGATCGCCCTACTGATCATTGAACCCAATCAACAGCCTTCAAGCTCTGGACTCACTCAAGACGCGATCGCGCCAAACGATACCCAACACATCCACCAACAGATCACTCAACTTGCGTCAGCCCTGGCAAAGGCAGGATGGCAGGTTGATCAATTTGTTGGAAGGATTGGTAATGGGGAAGGTAATCGGTTAGCAAATAGCTGGATGACGGTCCAGCACTCACCGAATCATTGCAAAATTTACCTTGACACACCAGATATTGCTCAATTTGTGCAGCAATTTTGCAAATTTACTCTTCAACAAGGACGGAACTATCCACTGATTCACACCTGGAATGGTTTAGCAGGTCAAGTAGGATTGCAACTGAAACAGTCAAAGAACATTCAGTGGATTCATTCTCACTGGCAATATGACAATCTTTGGAGTCAGGAGTGGCTTGAAATTGCCCAGCAAACCAGTGGTTATTCCTCAGCTTATGTGGCTTGGGAAATCTGGCGACATGCCGATGAAATCGTTGTACTCAATGCAAATGATGAATGGACTGCTCGCAAGTTTCAATCTTCCTTACTCGAAAAATTTCGTCATCTATCCAACGTAGAAGCCAAGTGCGAGTTAGGATATTCTGCCTCTGACGCAGTTATTTTATGGGTTGCCCCATCTCCTCGATCCACAAATCAAGGGATTCAGCAAGTTGATCGCTGGCTTGAAGTTGCCATCCACCTGAATCAACTCTCGACGACTAATCCCCATCGCTTCCGAAAACATCGGTGGGTATTGCTTCCAGATACTTTGAATTCAGTAGATGATGCCGCTGCATTACGTTCCGCCATTCAACACAAAATTGCCCAGCTAAAGTTGCATGATGTTCACTGGTCAGTACCTTGTGCATCTGAAGGTCTTGAGCGTTACTATCGTGCTGCGAATGTCTGTGTGCTTGCTAACTGGAATGAACCCTTTGCTGACAAAGCCCTGAAGGCGATCGCGCAGGGTTGCCCTGTTATTGCCTCACAATTGGGCAGTGCGAGATTCGCTGTCATTCCCGAAGAAACTGGAATACAGGTTACTACCAACACTCCAGCAGCCTGGGCAGAAGCGATCGCACAGGTATTGCAAGGCGAGCAATGGGTGCAACGCTTACAACAGTATGCTGCTGGTCGCTGGCATCCAACTCCAGGTTGGGCAATCGTGGCGGCTCATTTGAGCGAAATTTACCGACGATTATTGGCACAAACCATCAGTCAAGTTCCTCTCTGGCAGAGTCAAAAACCCTATTCGATTCTGCTACCACAACCCGCCGCCGTTGCAAATCTCACCGATTTCAAACAAAAGGTCGAGATACCATACCATTCGCCGCATCCACCAGTCACGGCGATGGCGTGATTGGGTTATCCCGTTCTTTGATTGCGGCGGGTGTGCCCAGTATTATTGTCTCCCTCTGGAAAGTGCCGGATGACTCGACGGCATTTCTGATGACGGAGTTTTACAAGAACTTGCAGAAATCCCCTGACAAGGCACAGGCTCTCCGTCAGGCGATGCTGACCACCAAAGCCAAGTATGCCGATCCGCTCCATTGGGCGGCCTTTACCTCAATCGGAGAGGCGGAGTAATGGGCGATCGCAAAAGATTTGCAAGCTCCAGAAACACGATTAAAGGCTCAAAAAGTCAATCAGGAAGAAATCACATTACAACGAACAAATTACTTCGATGTAAATTCTTTGTGAAGTTTCAACGTCAGGTGGGCAAATGCTTGCACTGAAAGCACTTTACAAAGAATAATGCCTGACTAGGCTGTAGCAAATGTGTCCCTCAGTCTGTAGAGTTTGTGATTGATTTCTGGAGTGTTGAATATGAATTTGTTGACAAGAACTCTGTTAAGCGCGATCGCTAGTTTTGGTTTCGTTTTAGTGTCGGCAGGTTTACCCGTGCAAGCCAAACCTACTCAATCTCAGAGTACACCAACCGATGTGAAACTTGTCCAGGCGAAACCAACCAAGGCGAGTGAGTTCTTCAAGCAAGCCGAGAGAAGGCTAAAGGACTATCCAGATTACTACACGCTGTACCGAGTGGTTGAGCGCTTGTCTCGAGCCAATCGGCTAGACGGGAGTCCGTGGCGAGTCAGTATTTCTACAAAGTATGACATCAACGCCTTTGCAACCCAGGTAAACCTCATTGTTTTTTATAACGGACTGCTGGATATGTTGTCCGGCGATAACGATGCGATCGCGTGCGTTGCAGGTCATGAAATGGCGCATCACACTCAAAACCATATTCCCGTTGGTGAAGCACAAAGACAAAAGATTTTGCAACAACTTCGCTCTGAAGCAATTCAGGAAGTTGCCGCCGAACAGGAAGACCTGCGTAACGACTTGCAGCGACTTAACGCGGGTAGTTGGGTCACAGGTCAAGCGGCTTCTCTTGGCGGGTTAATTCGAGGTGCTGGCGGCATCCCAGGCTTGGTTGGCGGACTGATTGGTAACGCCCTGCAAGGACAACGCCAGCGCCGTTTAGAAGAGGCGGTCAAACGGATTGAACAAATTTCGGCTGAGAAAGAAGCCAAAATTCGGAAGGAATGGGCTGATCTGAGTTATCGCCATGAGTTTGAAGCAGACAAGCTGGGCTACCAGTACATGGTGCGGGCTGGGTTCAATCCAGAGGGCTGTTTGACAGTGATGAATCTCCTCAGTCGGTTGCCCGGTAGCCAAACGCCCAGTGACAGTCATCCATCCCCCACCGATCGCCTGACTGCGATCAGGGCACTCAGTAGTCAATATCCAACGGCTACGCTGGTTGCCGAAGGGCGCAAGAATCTAGCTGCCAATCCACAACCCCTGACGTTTGATGTATCACGCGATGACAGAAGCCTGCGAATTGATTCTAAAGCGGGTAGTAAAAAAGGGGGGTTTCCTGAGTAACTGAGCGCATCACAGCTAGTCTAGGTTTCAGGCACTTAATCAGCGACTAAAACTGTCTGGAGTATTGCTTTAGAAAAGTTGAAACAAAAAAAGTTGAAACAAATAATGCAGGATATTGAGAAGCCAGTATGCCAGTCACAAAAATAAGCGATCGACCGAACACTCAAACCCTGGCAGCAAGGGTGACGTGAGGATATCGTTTGTGATGAGAGTGCACACCAGTTTTAACAACGCTTGTTGCCGACGATAGACCTCGACTTGTTGCAATTGCCAATCTAAAATCCAATATTCTTGCACCCCGCGTTCGGTATACAGTTTAAGTTTGGCTTGTTTATCCCGTCGAGTGTTTTCTGCACCTGGAGACAATACTTCAACAATCAACTCCGGAGTGATGGTTAAATGTCCGGCTTCATCCAAACCATCTGCCAATCGCTCTTTACTGATCCAAACCACATCCGGAATCACGTTATCGGCATCGCTGAAAATTACACCTGGCGTTTGAACGACTTCACCTAAATCCGTTGCCTCAGACCAAGCATCCAAAGCACGATGAATTTTGCCGCAAGCTTTCTGGTGTTTCCAGTGAGGGGCACGGGTCACAAACAATTCTCCATCGATGATTTCGTAACGATTGCTGCTCTCTGGCAATAGCTCCAGGTCTGAAGTCGTCCAGCGTACCCGTTCCGTTGTGGGTTGGTTCATACCGCCTCCCGCGAGAATCCTGATTTGATTGTATCGGTCTGTCAACAGATAGCTGTTAGCGGTTGTGTTGACGATTTGCGAGCTGCTTGCCACCACTGAACATTCAATCACGACTTGGCAAGTTACCCAGAAAGGAAAAAGATAAGCAGAAAATGTAGGAGACGTTAGCCGTAGCCGTATCATGCTGCCCTTTGTCGCTGTGCCATCGACGATTGCTCAAGAGTTTGGGAAATATCGAGACCTGTTCTGCCGAGGCGCAGGCTTTGAGCAGGTGAGTCGCTATGTGACCGGATTGCTGTTGAGTGAGAACAAAACCTTGCAAGGGATTGCCGGACAATGGGTAGCAGGTGGGGAGGTCGGCGGACGAAGAGCGATGCACGCAGCGGTGTTTGAGGCGGGCTGGAGGAGTTCAGAGTTAATGTCCCATCATCGTGCTGTGATAGCCAAAGAGCATCAGGGGCGAGGGCGAGAAGTCATCAGTCTGGATTGGACGCTCAGCCATCACGATTGGGGCAAGCAGATCTTTGGGGTGAAGCGATCCTATGATTATGTGGAACATCGGATGAGTTGCTTTCAAACGGTGGTGACGGCGACGATTGCGAACCGCCACCTAATTGATGGGATTGACGTGGTGGTGCAGTTTCCAGATTTTTCAGTGGCAGAACGGGAGTATCTGAAGGTGACGGCAAAATCCCACTATGACGATTTAGACCAAGTGCGAGAACGACTGATTGAGATGTTGC is a window of Leptolyngbyaceae cyanobacterium JSC-12 DNA encoding:
- a CDS encoding hypothetical protein (IMG reference gene:2510097284) codes for the protein MSAFVGTRTVASAEELRSLIQQFQGEKSCFFLRWPHKVSGFCKTLPDDFPSPEGQMFDSQKELRWKRQGKGYSVLLLSASEVYDDFEPVGKAWDIHVQDAHIYPKTETRFPKGINDQQINIGQCFFADPQTATVHFVALVAK
- a CDS encoding putative RAMP superfamily protein probably involved in DNA repair (IMG reference gene:2510097283~PFAM: RAMP superfamily), which encodes MHKRFVNHCTIDLVISPCGPILIKSGKEGADPTKPDMEFVETYHQGGRSIYLPGSSLKGAIRAHAERIVRTVGSDKLSSNGVWANDPLNDDYDYLKDEHDKKKKLPSNLLYQKSSFTDQLFGNTSVASRIRIEDAHPSNPKQIRLEERNGVAIDRVFGSVAVGPFNYQVCTTGEFKTKIHLKNFTLAQLGLIGLVLRDLNDGWFGLGFAKSRGMGTVTVQFNSATVQYPGCVLENEQIKAIASNQQWSNTVLLGVGEFLENAEAEKYGFPKPDHQETQETLVAATAMPLGFGVQLTWTGQTQVEDLFQRSVKAWSRVLGVAA
- a CDS encoding hypothetical protein (IMG reference gene:2510097286); protein product: MEATSDLSSIQWQVADAIARQLVLDKSDHNEFRKTIAYLRAYSDRADAGKKYFDYLNTLARNGDRIGHSKQTPGYLKSIAEICQQYLIAYKDDVPAMLQILGWAARLMLYYKEAGPIGELPQLPIQSEREAEIQAVTAAHTFEVGQELKATVLSIKGNKVTYEILDTIKLTTKEPKKAAALTEGQITTVKVVALKEDGSLKTVKYST
- a CDS encoding putative RAMP superfamily protein probably involved in DNA repair (IMG reference gene:2510097285~PFAM: RAMP superfamily), producing MTTPKPKPVLKKKPTQVSESDTDRKPKPYDFVALPSGGKRLGAVQGHHILEDELLNGRLYLSLTIQTTSFVASGLTVLGSDLSSKIPLIKTSIFNEQKLIIPGSSLKGTIRSAYEAITKSCLCKTKAQTNKVPDNFSECRIKREEKQVCPACQLFGAMGWQGLISFPDVVGVEVSTGISFVPSLYAPQSKSNNYYQSNQQIKGRKFYYHAREAVSHGEKGIDAQVATKNYVFKAVLQLKNVSKQQLGALCIVLGQDPKHPMALKVGGGKPIGMGTMTVEIEALEKPQRLKEERYTQYAIPESNRLTGNSLKAFVEEAIQAAHRGLVEKPQLEALAEILKWPTDRTAPEGMY
- a CDS encoding protein of unknown function DUF29 (IMG reference gene:2510097287~PFAM: Domain of unknown function DUF29) translates to MNSTLNTQNLYDQDFVEWCEITAAQLRDRKFEQVDLENLIEEIEGLAKRDRRELKNRLTVLLAHLLKRIYVNSPENFQGWELTIREQRRQIQDLLQDSPSLKSYIGEVFNTAYQNALDDVRLEYQQNEFPGTWEFELNSESLLSDNYWVVQ
- a CDS encoding CRISPR-associated protein, Csx7 family (IMG reference gene:2510097282~PFAM: RAMP superfamily~TIGRFAM: CRISPR-associated RAMP protein, SSO1426 family), which produces MFDTFMFDTFKNRLEIHGTLTTITALRISAGRSTEPIGSDLPVVKDSLGRPLIPGASFKGALRSRLESFLRGIDETLAVDPSDLAGSYWMSQVKDLKKKYEKDDKVLTDHLVSMTDEVSQLFGSPWIASKFQVRDLTVFPDAWFGQYQERDGVAIDRDTETAADGKLYDFQVVPAGTPFEFKAVVENAKDWELGLLMIGLHQFENEMIPLGGGRSRGLGVVKLQLDEMLWVKPSSSQDLMDYLRHLVDGQLQPYVKSPPEIERLKHQWTTELLNQLPKLAARETTHA
- a CDS encoding hypothetical protein (IMG reference gene:2510097288), coding for MILSETEIQHALNQAQAAFPTLSKWAYHNAKDEDYFGFALWDCFQPDPEVLMPRTFFITLDTYEQQQSVHLTIGQHAYLWSSADMGDGKYRLSPNSSRQDAIAEI